In the genome of Macrobrachium nipponense isolate FS-2020 chromosome 34, ASM1510439v2, whole genome shotgun sequence, one region contains:
- the LOC135207797 gene encoding V-type proton ATPase subunit B: MTSLGNLQHVAAVQRDYIAQPRLCYKTVTGVNGPLVILDDVKFPKFAEIVNLHLADGTERKGQVLEVSGSKAVVQVFEGTSGVDAKHTVCEFTGDILRTPVSEDMLGRVFNGSGKPIDQGPSVLAEDFLDIQGQPINPWSRTYPEEMIQTGISSIDVMNSIARGQKIPIFSAAGLPHNEIAAQICRQAGLVKLPTKSVLDDHKDNFAIVFAAMGVNMETARFFKQDFEENGSMENVCLFLNLANDPTIERIITPRLALTTAEYLAYQCEKHVLIILTDMSSYAEALREVSAAREEVPGRRGFPGYMYTDLATIYERAGRVEGRQGSITQIPILTMPNDDITHPIPDLTGYITEGQIYVDRQLHNRQIYPPVNVLPSLSRLMKSAIGDGMTRKDHSDVSNQLYACYAIGKDLQAMKAVVGEEALTADDLLYLEFLAKFEKTFISQGPYMKRTIFESLDIGWQLLRIFPKEMLKRIPASTLAEFYPRDRPQ, translated from the exons ATGACGAGCTTAGGGAACCTCCAGCATGTGGCTGCCGTGCAGCGTGATTACATCGCGCAGCCACGTCTGTGTTACAAAACTGTCACCGGTGTAAATGGTCCTCTGGTTATTCTCGATGATGTAAAGTTTCCAAAGTTTGCTGAAATTGTAAACTTACATCTGGCTGATGGCACAGAAAGAAAGGGTCAGGTGCTTGAAGTTAGCGGCTCCAAAGCTGTCGTCCAG GTATTCGAAGGGACTTCTGGTGTTGATGCGAAGCATACAGTATGTGAGTTCACTGGTGACATTTTAAGAACACCTGTGTCCGAGGACATGTTGGGTCGTGTTTTCAATGGTTCCGGTAAGCCCATTGATCAGGGACCTTCTGTGCTAGCTGAGGATTTCTTGGATATTCAAG GTCAGCCCATTAACCCCTGGTCCCGTACTTATCCAGAGGAGATGATTCAGACAGGTATTTCCTCCATCGATGTGATGAATTCCATTGCTCG AGGTCAGAAGATTCCCATCTTCTCGGCTGCTGGTCTACCCCACAATGAAATTGCAGCTCAGATTTGTCGTCAGGCCGGTTTGGTCAAACTTCCAACAAAGAGTGTTTTGGATGACCACAAAGACAACTTTGCCATTGTGTTTGCTGCTATGGGTGTCAATATGGAGACAGCTCGATTCTTCAAGCAG GACTTCGAAGAAAACGGTTCCATGGAGAATGTGTGCCTCTTCTTGAACTTGGCCAACGATCCCACAATTGAACGTATCATCACTCCTCGACTTGCCCTGACAACTGCAGAATATCTTGCCTACCAGTGCGAGAAACACGTTCTCATCATCCTGACTGACATGTCTTCATATGCAGAAGCTTTGCGAGAG GTATCAGCAGCTCGTGAAGAAGTGCCAGGTAGACGTGGTTTCCCAGGTTACATGTACACCGATTTGGCCACTATTTATGAACGTGCCGGTCGAGTAGAAGGAAGACAAGGGTCCATCACACAGATTCCTATTTTGACTATGCCTAATGATG acatCACCCATCCTATTCCTGATCTTACGGGTTACATTACCGAGGGCCAGATTTACGTTGATCGTCAGTTGCACAACAGACAGATTTACCCACCAGTAAACGTGCTGCCATCTTTGTCTCGATTGATGAAATCTGCTATTGGTGACGGCATGACAAGGAAAGATCACTCAGATGTATCCAACCAGCTGTACGCCTGCTACGCCATTGGTAAAGATCTCCAGGCCATGAAGGCTGTCGTGGGTGAAGAAGCTTTGACGGCCGATGACTTGCTGTACTTGGAGTTCCTTGCCAAGTTTGAGAAAACTTTCATTTCACAGGGCCCTTACATGAAGCGCACCATCTTCGAATCTTTGGACATTGGTTGGCAGCTGTTGCGTATCTTCCCCAAAGAGATGCTCAAACGTATTCCAGCTTCAACTCTTGCCGAATTCTATCCCAGAGACAGACCGCAGTAG